A region of the Thalassoroseus pseudoceratinae genome:
TGAAACAATCGAACACCCTTACTCCATCCCGGAAGACATCAAAGCGTTTCTCGATTTGGAAAGCGGACACGATCGCGGACGGATTTACCGGATCACGCCGCCGAATTGGAAGCGACAAACTCCGAAGGATCTCAGCAAACTTTCGCGGGAGGAACTCGTCGCGGAACTTGCTTCCGACAATAGTTGGAATCGGGAAACCGCCGCACGACTGTTGTGGCAGCAGGCGGATCAATCAACGAGTGCCGAGATTTCACAACTGTTGAAGACGCAGTTCTCGAAAACAGAGAATCCAGCCGGTCGCGTGCAGATCTTGGCTACGTTGGATCGCATTGGTGGTGCCGATGCTGCGATGCTTGCGAAATCGCTGAAAGACTCGCACCCAGCCGTTCGGGAATACGCCACCAAAATTGCCACGGCGGAAGTGTTGACTGCGGACGCCATCGCTGAGCTGATGGAAGATTCCTCAGTGCGTGTTCGGCGACAACTTGCTTTCACGCTGGGTGATGTGGATTCGCTCAGTGCATCCACGGGGTTGTTGGCGTTGATGGCGGCGAACGAAAGTGGTGATGTCGCCAAAGCGGTCTTGTCCTCGGTTCCCATGCATGCCGATGCGATGTTGAATTTGTTGATGACAGCCGCTCAAAATCACAAAGCGGAGGTGCTCGGTAAACCACTCAATCCGAAATCTCTGTTGCCAAAACTCATGCAAACGGCGACTGCACTCGACGACAACACGGGTACTTTGAATTGGCTTTCGCGGGTCACGTCTTGGGAACCGAAGAACGCCGCCGATCGTGGATTGCAACGTGGCACACTCGTTGCCATTGCCACCGGTTTGGGGCAACGTCGGCAAACGTTGGCCAAGGTGCTGCAATCTGATGCGGCCACCGACGACGTGCGAAAAGCCGTGGATACGCTATTCCGCGAAGCCGGAAAGACGGCACGCGACACCGATGCTCCCCTGGCGGAACGCATCGCCGCGACGGAACTTCTCGGGCTGTCTGTGTCGAAGACGATTCGAAAAGCTTTGGGTTCATTGCTCACCCCCGCGACCCCGCAAGGTTTGCAACGGGCCGCAATCGCTTCTTTGGTGCAGCACCAGGATTCCGATTCTACCTCCACCGTTCTGAAAAATTGGGGGGGATTAAGCCCAAGTGTGCGGGAGATGGCAGTGAGTGAGTTCCTCTCACAAACCGATGCAACGTTGGCGATGTTGAAAGCCGTTCAGGACAACGACATTTCGCGGACCGACCTTTCCCGTACTCAGCAAGAATCGTTGCGAGAGCATCCGACCAAGTCGGTTCGTAGTCTCGCCGCCCGACTGTTGAAAGCCGAACCAACTGGCGACCGCGACAAAGTCATCGCTGATTGGCAAGGAGTCGTGGAACTTGTGGGCAATGCGAAAGCGGGTCGCGAGGTGTATATGAAGCGTTGCTCGCAATGTCACCGCGCCGACGGAGCCGGTCACAATGTGGGCCCGGATTTGATCTCCATCAAGAACAAGTCGCTGGATGACTTGCTGATCAGTATTCTTGATCCGAACCGTGAACGTCAGCCGAATTACACTTCGTACAATCTCATTACCGTGGACGGGCGGGTCTTTACCGGCATTGTCGTTGCGGAAACGGCTACTGCGATCACCCTGCGACAGCCGGAAGGCAAGGAAGAAACCGTGCCCCGTGATGCGATCGATTTGCTGAAATCCAGTGGCAAATCTCTGATGCCCGAGGGACTCGAGAAAGACATCACGAAGCAACAACTGGCCGACGTACTAGCGTTTATCAAGTCCCTTGAAGACGCCAGTGCAGGGAAAAAATGATATCCTAGTGATGAGGACGATCCGTCCACTGGCGAATGCTGGTGGACGTCGACCTGCCACGGTATTGCGACAGCTCTTTCGTCCAACGAATACGTTGCTGCGATACCATGCCCCTGAATCCACTTTCGCAAACCGCTGCGAAGTTGCGAACGGTTTGCGATCGCTTGGATGCCCGAACTCCTTGTGGTCAAGAACGAACCCAGCAATCGAGTCAGTTATGAAGTGGTTCCGTTGCTTTGTGTTTACAGTCCTCTTGGTTGGCTCTGTGGCCGACATCAACGCCGCTGAGCCAACGGTTGCGGAAACGTTTCTTCGGCAATGGGCGGCCGCTTGGAAGACTTCAAACGTCGATCGCATGATGCAGTTTTACGACGACGGTCCAGAGACTCTGGCGATCGAGTCGCTGGGTCATGTTCGTCAAGGACCGGAGCAGATTCGGAAAATGTTCGAAGGGGCATTCGAGGAGTTGGTCTTCGATCGCGTGTCCGTCACGATTCTCACCCAGAAACGCCAAGACTCCGTGGCGTGGGCGACGTTTCGTTACCGGGCGAATGTTCGACTCAAAGAAACTCAGATGAAATTCGTTTTGCAGTCGCGTGGCACATTCATTCTGCGGAATGATGGCAAGACGTGGAAAATCGCAACCGAACACTTCTCAACCATTCCCGACGTGCCGCGTGTGCAACCAGACCGTTGAGACATTATTGGTTGGTGAACGTGAGGTGGGTTTTCAAAATCAGGACGCAACTCGGGCCGTGCGTGATCTCGCCGATAAGCACCTTCTCCACCGCTTCGGCCAACGGGACTTTCACGCGTCGAATCACTTCCGTACCTTCCGGAGATGGGTCGACAAATTGCAGCCCTTGAGCCAAATACAACTCCGTCGGTGAGACAAGACACGACGTGAGCGGATCGACCGTGCCAAGTTTGACGAGGCTTGACGCGACGACTCCGATTTCTTCCTGAAGTTCACGAGCGGCGGTTTGGCGTGTGTCTTCGTTGGCTTCTGTGCCCCCGCTGACAGCTTCGAGCGTGTCGCGACCCACACCGTAGTGGAATTCCTCGGTGAGATACACGTTTTGTTCGTCATCGACTGCCAACACACACACGCCAGGTTTGACGTACACCACGGTGTAAGTTCCGGGTTCGCCATCGGGACGAATTACGTCATCCTGTCTCAACGTGACCCACGGGTCGGCATGAATGGGGCGTTGCTGCAAAATCTTCCACGGTCCGTGTTGCATGGTTTGTCAGTTGTCTGTTGAGGGTGGCTCGACCGCTGGAAAACGAGCGGGAGATTTGGGTTGCTCGTCGGTCGCGGGTGGTTTGCTTGATGATTTGTTCTGCGGTGGTTCGGTTTCGTTGATGAAGCGATTCAAGATGCTGAGATATCCGTTGAGAGCCGCACCATCGGGACCGAGGTCTTTCTTCAGGTCTTCGAGGGCATCACGGGAGGTGATCGCGTCTTTACGAAGATCCCCGAGATTCTTGCGACCGGTCATCAAGCCACCAACCATGTCGTTGAAGTACGACTGTGCTTCCGGTGCAGCCAGCAGTGGGAACGCTTGCTGAATGTCCTGCAAATCTTTCGGGGCGATCGTGCCACCCCGTTGGAGTTGCTGAATCACATCGTCGGGAGACGCTCCTTTTTGACCGGGAACGGCACGACCGGTGAGTTGGTCGATGATGTCCTCCGGCGTTTTCACGGTGGACATCGATGTCGGCGATTCGGGTTGCGGAGCCGGATTCGTTTGGGCGGGTGGTTTCACATCCCCCAGGTAGATGGCACCGACTTTGTCTCGAGGGATGATGATCTTTCCCAGCAAGTCGCTCTTGAGTGTGAGCGACTTTTCGGAAAGCGATACGACACTGCCGGTAATCCGGTCGCCGTTGATCAGTTGAACTTCCTCAGCAGTCACAATGCCTGCAGCAACCAGAAAGAGCACACCAACACCAATGCGACTGATCCAACGAGTTACCCGCTGCATTGTATTTCTCCTGTGAGTGGTCGGCCCGAATTGTGTTCACTCTACGGATCCGTGAACCGTCTGTCGATGGTTTTCGGGCAGACTCGTTGAACCTTGGGAAGCTCTTGCGTTTCTGATGATCCCCGACAACGCATGTTGTGCAAACACAACATCTTCGGTGGCATGTTTGAAGTCGGAAACATGAATGTTCAAAACCTCGAACGGTGCTCGCGTGCAGTATTCAGCGGAACATGTTGATGGGTTTGGTGTTACGGCGTGTGTTCAAATTTATTTTGAAGTGGTGTCGGTTTCCGGTCCGCTCTTTGCATTTCCAAGGTGTTGTCTTCGGTTGTCCTGAGAATCCCCCGCGGATGTCCGCGGATGCTTCCGGATAGCAATCTTTCAATGACAGACACGAGGAGACAACAGCCAATGGCCTCACGCCGCAAAAAGCGTATGACGATTCATCTTTGGAACAAAACAACCGTTCTCGATTTGGGAGAAATCGAGATTTGGGATGGTGCGGACTTGGCGTTGCTGCGGGATACGCTGTCCGAGCAAGTCGAGAGTGAAGGCGTGCGGCGGTTGGGTGTCAACATGCAGTTCGTGAAGTACATCCCCAGCGGATTCTTCGGCATGTTGTACGATTGGCAGGAAAAAGGCATCGAGATTCGTTTGTTCTCACCGCAGCCGAACGTAGCCGAGATGTTGTGGTTTCGTCAATTCTTCGATCTGACCGAAGACGGCAGTTACCTGCTGCAAAGCGAACCCAAGGAAGACATGGTCGCCACGGAACCAGTCGCTGAAGTTCCCGATGAATGGGCGGACCTCAGCGAATGGGAAGAAGTGCACGGTCGGTCGCTGAGTCGTAGCAGTCGGTGAGAAAACGTCGGTCGTTGGCAACGAGACTACTCGCCGTCCGGACTTCCGACTTGTGGCCGCGACGCTCGGTGGATCATCGCCAAGCGGCGGATGACTTCTGCGGCGGTCTTGCGAGGCAACTTCGGCATCTGCGTGGCTTTCTCCGCCTGTTCGAGCAATCGCTGAACCTTAGACACCGGACGGTTTAGCCGGCGGGCGATCGGTTCCAGCACACGGTCTTCGTGACCGTGCATCGTGCCAAGTTTGAGTTCCTGACGAAGATGGCTGAGATACGCCTCCACCATTCGTCCGGAACTGCGAGCCTTCCACGCGTGGCTTCCCACGGTATCGGTGTGATCGACGAGATTTCGCCGAACTGCCGAGGCTTCCGGTTCGATCGGTCCGAATCGGCGGTTCCGCCACCAAGCGAACAGCAACACCAGCACGAAGACTTGAATCGTGACTGATCGCAACGGCGGTTCCAACAGCAACCCTACCACTTTCGGTGTGCTGCTAGCGTTCAAAGATTCGTCGAGCATCACGCGTTTGATCGGATGCGAGTTGACGGCGTTGTAGTCGTGACGGTCGGTCTTCAGAACGGCAAACGCAAGGATGGGGTTGTCGTCCCATGCGAGCGATTGGTTCCAGAACAGAAAATCGGTCGCGACCAAAATGACTTGCCCCCGTCCGACTTCCTGTACCACCGCCTGTTTGTAGCCACTGTATTCAATCAGTGCTTGCGAATTGGGTGCGTCAACAAAGGCCGACGATTCCCAATACAGATCACCGAACTCGATCAGACTGGTATGCACCACACCGGTGGTGTCTTCGTAGCGGTCGGCCGCGGTGGCGTCTTCGAGCGGTCTGACGTGCATGTCGAGACCGGGGATCGACAAGCCTGGCGAGTCGTCACGGGCGGCAACCAACAGGGTTCCCCCTTGGCGAATCCACGTGAGCAATGCGTCCCATTCATCCGCAGTCAGCTCGCGACCTGGTCCCAGCAGAGCCAGCAACGAACCGCGTGCGAATCCCGTCGATTGTTCTCGTTTGGTGAGCGACGAGAACGAGCGTTTCACTTTCCAGCCGAGTTTCTCACCCTCCTCGCGTAACAACCGATAGAACGCCAGTTTGCCTTCCGCTTTGGTGCTGTAGCTGTCGTAGTCAGAGCCTGGCGAGAAATTGGGAAACCAGAAGTGCATGCTCGCCACGCCCAACACCACGACCAACCATAGCCAAGAACTGCGGGGGAACGAAGGAGTTTTGCCGGTCGAGGTGGGCATGGTTGTCAGGTGTCAGTGTTGAAGGGATCCCAATCGCAACGCACTAAGCGCCGTTCTCCATACTGGTTGCGAAACCAGCTTCGTAACCGCCGAGAGTTTTCTCGAACAGTGCTTTGGTCGGTTCACGACGGCCAAAGCTGATCGGCTCGAACACACGCACGATTGACCGAAACGCCTGGTATTCGGTTCTGTTCTGGCGTAAGGCTCGGAGGTAATCGCGAATGGTGAGACCGCGTCGGTAGCGGATTCGGTTGGTCCGTTCGATGCGGCTCATGGCGCCCATTGTGAGTTGAGCAATCGCGTCGCGATAGTTCCCTATCGCCGCCAACTCACGAGCTTTGGCAATATACACATCGGGCGGATGTTCGCCGGGAGCGTTCTCCGGTTCGTTGGCGTTCGACGGCAGATCGCCACCGGTTTCGTGCTCATGATCGAGTTTCGTCGGCAGTTCAAAATCCTTGATCGCTTTGATGATCAGCCACAGAATCAAGCCGATGACAACACCCAAAATCGCGTAGGCCAACAAGTGAAACAGTCCTGCGACGAATCCGGCAAACGAGCTGGACGCGGGCGATTGGGACGCGAGTTCCTGTTCGTCCTCGTCCGGTTCGTTGATTGGCTCTGAAGGTGGTGGATTTTCAGCCGGGGGATTGTTCTGTCGAACCGGCGGGAGCGGCTCATTGTTCTCGCGTGGATTGTTGTCGCCGGCGGGGTTTTGGTTTGCTCCGTTTTCCCCGCCGTTGGGGTTTTGGTTATCGCCGTTATTCCCGGGGCCCGCCGGATTGCCATTCCGGTTGTCGGCATTATTGTCCAATCCGTCATTAGGCTCGGTGTTGTTTTCACCACCGAGCGGGTCGTCTTCGTCTCCGGGGCCGCCAGCGTTTCCGGGCTGATTGTCGTTGGCGTTCTCACCGGGTTGGTTGTCTTGGCCGAAGTTGCGATCGGCGGGGTTCGGGATGTTGTCGTCGATCTCGGGAAAATCGTTCCGCCCAAGATTCTCACCGATGTTGTTGCCCAGTTCGCCGGGGTTCTGGCCATCGGGGGTGTTGCCGCCGAAGGGATCGGTTCCCTGTTGTTCGTTGGGGCCGCGGTTCTCTCCGGGTTGTTCATTGCCACCGAATTCGCGGGGAGCATTTTGGCCGGGGCCGGGAAGTCGTTGGCGAGTGTCCGAGTTCTGAGGCCCCGAGGACGAGTCCGACTGACTCCCCCCCGATCCCGTTCGCATCCGTAGCCGAGTACGTCCACTCCCCGAACCGATCGACTGCCGTCTTGAACTGCCACGTCGGAGACGCTCGAAATTCTGAAACTCCGGAGACGATAAGATTTCCTCCGCCGTCCGTCGCACACGTCGAGCTTGTGGCGGTTGCGGCCCCGTTTCGGAGAGATCGTCGGCGAATGTCTCGTGGACAATTAGCGTCAAACCAATCGCCAGAATTGATCGCTGTAGGAACGTCCAACTACAAGATTTCATGAGTGATCCAGAAATCGGCTCTGCGTTTTGGCATCTCGATATTATACCGGGCGGGACATCAGCGAGCGAGACCCTGTGTGCGAAGTCGCTGGCTTTCTTCGGCCATTCGAAATTGGAGGTCCCAGCAGTCTCGTCGCACACGGATGTCGAGATAGGTAAACAACCACGCGATCCGAGCCAACGGCCACGTTAGGAGTGCGGTCGCGGTGAGCGTGGTCAGAACGAGCGGGTCCGACCGCAGTAATTCCAATGCTCGTCCGGCGGAAAGTTCGGCGGTGAAGGCACGTCCGAAGAAAATCGGCACTTGAAAAAGCAGCGAGATCATCGCGTCCAAAGTTACGAACGCCAACGCCGTTAAACCCAGCCAAAACAGGTTCGTCCAGAATGCCCGAGCGATAAGATCAGCTCCTTCGCTACGGACGATCTTCTTCACATGCGTGGCTTGCCAATTCGGATCGATGCGGTTCAGGCAGGTGCGTTCGAAATTAAATCCGGTTCGCAGCAGCACCCATGCACCCGGCCAAATGCAGAGAATGAGTCCCAGGAGAATCACCCAACTTTCGGGGGGAAACAGCACCAACGCCGGTCCGACAGCGGCCAAACTTCGCACGGACAGTCCCAGATAGAACGCCCGAGCCATACTCCAACTCAAATGTTGATACCGCCCCACGGTGATGCTCGACTGAACCAACAATGCCACTCCCGCAGAACAAAAACCGGTCGCGACTCCGATGCGTTGCAGACTCACTGTAAGGCCAAAGGCATCGCCCATATTGCGAATTAGCAGACCACCTCCGACACCGAGTATCACCAAGACCATGGTGGCTCCGAACAGTCCGCGAGACGAACGTGGTTCATCCTCGCTTGAGCCGTCGGCTTCGGTGAACAGTCGGGGAACGGCATCGTTAATCACAAGCACGCTCAACGCCAGACTGGAAAAGTAGACGGTCGCAATCGCGAATCGCCAATCAAGTTCCCACCATCGTGTGAGGAAATAAACCAACAACGCCGCCGGCAATGCGACCAGCATCCACATGCCAAAGAGCACCGAGTAATTCCGCCCGAAATACACGACTGCCAAATCGAGGCAGTTCGATGTCGTGCGAGGAATCAGAGCGATGGCGGGTTTCGGAGGCATATCTCGGGAATGTGTGATTGTGGAGTTTCGGGCGTTCGGTATTTCGTTACGTCTGGAATTCTTTGATGAATCGGCGGTCGATGGCGTCTTTCCATTTCCACATCCAGCGATGATGAAACGAGAACGGACCCCATTCCATCAATGCTTGGCCATCACCGGTGTTGAGTAATCGCAGATAATTCGATTGTGGTTCATATGGCAGCGGCGGCAGTTTGCGGGAGAGACGTTGTAGGTTCTCCCAGAGCACTGGACCTTCGCGGACCGCGAACACACCGGCTTTGGGAATCGGATTGCTCACGCGTGTCGCCGTATCACCGACAACAAATACAGGATGTCCGGAAGTCGTCTGGTGCGTTGTCTCGACAGCGAGAAATCCGTCATCGGCTTTGGGTAACTGAACCTGCTCCAATACTGGCGGCGGAGCGGCGGCAACGGTCCAGAGAATCAAGTCGGCCGAGAGTCTCGATCCATCCGCGAATTCTAACTGCTCGTCCACGTAGTCCGTGACACGATGATTCGTCCGAACCTGGATGCCTTTCTTGGTCAGAACTTGCATCCCATAACCGACGGTTT
Encoded here:
- a CDS encoding DUF4350 domain-containing protein; the protein is MPTSTGKTPSFPRSSWLWLVVVLGVASMHFWFPNFSPGSDYDSYSTKAEGKLAFYRLLREEGEKLGWKVKRSFSSLTKREQSTGFARGSLLALLGPGRELTADEWDALLTWIRQGGTLLVAARDDSPGLSIPGLDMHVRPLEDATAADRYEDTTGVVHTSLIEFGDLYWESSAFVDAPNSQALIEYSGYKQAVVQEVGRGQVILVATDFLFWNQSLAWDDNPILAFAVLKTDRHDYNAVNSHPIKRVMLDESLNASSTPKVVGLLLEPPLRSVTIQVFVLVLLFAWWRNRRFGPIEPEASAVRRNLVDHTDTVGSHAWKARSSGRMVEAYLSHLRQELKLGTMHGHEDRVLEPIARRLNRPVSKVQRLLEQAEKATQMPKLPRKTAAEVIRRLAMIHRASRPQVGSPDGE
- a CDS encoding NUDIX domain-containing protein; translation: MQHGPWKILQQRPIHADPWVTLRQDDVIRPDGEPGTYTVVYVKPGVCVLAVDDEQNVYLTEEFHYGVGRDTLEAVSGGTEANEDTRQTAARELQEEIGVVASSLVKLGTVDPLTSCLVSPTELYLAQGLQFVDPSPEGTEVIRRVKVPLAEAVEKVLIGEITHGPSCVLILKTHLTFTNQ
- a CDS encoding YybH family protein, giving the protein MKWFRCFVFTVLLVGSVADINAAEPTVAETFLRQWAAAWKTSNVDRMMQFYDDGPETLAIESLGHVRQGPEQIRKMFEGAFEELVFDRVSVTILTQKRQDSVAWATFRYRANVRLKETQMKFVLQSRGTFILRNDGKTWKIATEHFSTIPDVPRVQPDR
- a CDS encoding DUF4129 domain-containing protein; amino-acid sequence: MKSCSWTFLQRSILAIGLTLIVHETFADDLSETGPQPPQARRVRRTAEEILSSPEFQNFERLRRGSSRRQSIGSGSGRTRLRMRTGSGGSQSDSSSGPQNSDTRQRLPGPGQNAPREFGGNEQPGENRGPNEQQGTDPFGGNTPDGQNPGELGNNIGENLGRNDFPEIDDNIPNPADRNFGQDNQPGENANDNQPGNAGGPGDEDDPLGGENNTEPNDGLDNNADNRNGNPAGPGNNGDNQNPNGGENGANQNPAGDNNPRENNEPLPPVRQNNPPAENPPPSEPINEPDEDEQELASQSPASSSFAGFVAGLFHLLAYAILGVVIGLILWLIIKAIKDFELPTKLDHEHETGGDLPSNANEPENAPGEHPPDVYIAKARELAAIGNYRDAIAQLTMGAMSRIERTNRIRYRRGLTIRDYLRALRQNRTEYQAFRSIVRVFEPISFGRREPTKALFEKTLGGYEAGFATSMENGA
- a CDS encoding STAS domain-containing protein: MASRRKKRMTIHLWNKTTVLDLGEIEIWDGADLALLRDTLSEQVESEGVRRLGVNMQFVKYIPSGFFGMLYDWQEKGIEIRLFSPQPNVAEMLWFRQFFDLTEDGSYLLQSEPKEDMVATEPVAEVPDEWADLSEWEEVHGRSLSRSSR
- a CDS encoding PVC-type heme-binding CxxCH protein; this encodes MLARELPLTALRLVLLGVLTRLFVPTVSVAADEDLASVMKRLPPVEAEDAMKTFNIEKGFQLELVASEPMVADPVDACFDEHGWMYVAEMHGYPYSEEKRQQCPKGLGKRNAGTVRLLKDTDGDGVMDKSTIFADGVSWPQSVCCFGDGVFLLAPPNLYYFEDTDGDDIADVKEIVYSGFKRTNVQALANNMKWGLDHRIWAAGGRSGADLSHRGEKLITLGARDFRFDPKTEKLDAVTGGGQFGHSFDDFGNRFVCSNSNHIQHVVTEVAYLERNPLVSASGSIRTIAKEGAAAPVFRRSPAEPWRIVRTRRRASDPNFVKRVAKTELVPTGFFTSATGVTIYRGDAYPEEYHGNAFIGDVGGNLIHRKTLTPNGVSFIATRADQNTEFITSTDTWFRPVNFVNAPDGSLYVLDMYRETIEHPYSIPEDIKAFLDLESGHDRGRIYRITPPNWKRQTPKDLSKLSREELVAELASDNSWNRETAARLLWQQADQSTSAEISQLLKTQFSKTENPAGRVQILATLDRIGGADAAMLAKSLKDSHPAVREYATKIATAEVLTADAIAELMEDSSVRVRRQLAFTLGDVDSLSASTGLLALMAANESGDVAKAVLSSVPMHADAMLNLLMTAAQNHKAEVLGKPLNPKSLLPKLMQTATALDDNTGTLNWLSRVTSWEPKNAADRGLQRGTLVAIATGLGQRRQTLAKVLQSDAATDDVRKAVDTLFREAGKTARDTDAPLAERIAATELLGLSVSKTIRKALGSLLTPATPQGLQRAAIASLVQHQDSDSTSTVLKNWGGLSPSVREMAVSEFLSQTDATLAMLKAVQDNDISRTDLSRTQQESLREHPTKSVRSLAARLLKAEPTGDRDKVIADWQGVVELVGNAKAGREVYMKRCSQCHRADGAGHNVGPDLISIKNKSLDDLLISILDPNRERQPNYTSYNLITVDGRVFTGIVVAETATAITLRQPEGKEETVPRDAIDLLKSSGKSLMPEGLEKDITKQQLADVLAFIKSLEDASAGKK